In the Quercus lobata isolate SW786 chromosome 5, ValleyOak3.0 Primary Assembly, whole genome shotgun sequence genome, one interval contains:
- the LOC115988504 gene encoding receptor-like protein kinase FERONIA, producing MLGQGFKEFGTVLVLHGQLRHPNLVNLIGYCTDEHEMILVYEFILGGSLDRRLLHQYQHDPLPWKRRLQICIGVARGLHYLHTGVKHTIIYRDVKLTNILLGENWEAKLADFGLCKKGPPSLSKALIRIDSVVKGTVGYLDPAYLRTSQLTDKTDVYCFGVVLFEVLCARRSVDMESEREQSMAVWAPACVEDGTINQIIDPYLIGKIAPECFKIYVDIATSCLREDNLERPAIGEVEIGLEHALELQEYADAAMRKDDVGSGSDQ from the coding sequence ATGTTAGGACAGGGTTTCAAAGAGTTTGGGACGGTGTTAGTGTTACATGGCCAGCTACGCCACCCTAACCTCGTCAATCTCATCGGATATTGTACTGACGAACACGAGATGATCCTAGTTTATGAGTTCATATTAGGTGGATCCCTCGACAGACGCCTCCTCCACCAGTACCAACATGATCCCCTCCCGTGGAAACGAAGACTACAGATTTGCATTGGAGTGGCGCGTGGACTGCACTACCTTCACACTGGAGTTAAGCATACTATAATCTATCGCGACGTGAAGTTGACAAACATTTTGTTGGGTGAGAACTGGGAGGCCAAGCTGGCAGATTTCGGCTTGTGCAAGAAGGGTCCCCCGAGTTTGTCAAAGGCTTTAATTAGGATTGATTCTGTAGTGAAGGGTACTGTTGGATACCTGGATCCCGCTTATCTTCGAACGAGTCAGCTGACCGATAAAACTGACGTCTACTGTTTCGGTGTGGTACTGTTTGAAGTGCTCTGTGCGAGAAGATCAGTGGACATGGAATCAGAGAGGGAACAGAGTATGGCCGTCTGGGCTCCAGCATGCGTAGAAGATGGGACCATAAATCAGATTATTGATCCCTATCTGATAGGGAAGATAGCTCCGGAGTGTTTCAAGATATACGTGGACATTGCCACTTCTTGCCTGCGAGAAGACAATTTGGAACGTCCTGCGATTGGTGAAGTGGAGATAGGCCTTGAGCACGCATTGGAGCTGCAAGAGTATGCAGATGCTGCGATGAGGAAAGATGATGTGGGTTCTGGTAGTGACCAATGA